A single window of Pseudomonas benzenivorans DNA harbors:
- the tagH gene encoding type VI secretion system-associated FHA domain protein TagH has protein sequence MELVFDVVSAQQFVPGLLTTKTFKQAGGVIGRAEECDWVIPDRKRVLSGRHAEVSYRDGAFYLTDTSSNGVQLKDSGACLRKGEPQRVEHGSVYCLGDFEIRARLIRDPALFEGDIGRPQPAGSIIPDDAFLDLDPLTALEQQERVYAEVDDLTAIIRPRSVPAQQRDYAQIDEENLRVPELVMPTPAPQPRPAPEPQRLPPSFWEKFGEALGVRLDDLDDDAREALALNAAKLLKQSVGSLQQSLRTRSELKSEMRLALTTVQSAGNNPLKHSGDAGEALSALLRGGKAGQLPAEQAINRGFRDLQAHQVALLAASRAAVKGLFEQLSPEQLALRFEREGRKPLIATAGSRWRAYRRLHGALQQNDDWSERLFARDFAQAYEEQVRLIATLNTDAQG, from the coding sequence ATGGAACTGGTCTTCGATGTGGTCAGTGCACAGCAGTTCGTGCCAGGTCTATTGACCACCAAAACCTTCAAACAGGCCGGCGGCGTCATCGGCCGGGCGGAGGAGTGCGACTGGGTGATCCCCGATCGCAAGCGCGTGCTCTCCGGCCGCCATGCCGAGGTGAGCTACCGCGACGGCGCCTTCTACCTGACCGACACCAGCAGCAACGGCGTGCAGCTCAAGGACAGCGGCGCCTGCCTGCGCAAGGGCGAGCCGCAGCGCGTCGAGCATGGCAGCGTGTACTGCCTCGGCGATTTCGAGATCCGCGCGCGGCTGATCCGCGACCCGGCGCTGTTCGAGGGCGATATCGGTCGGCCGCAGCCGGCCGGCAGCATCATCCCCGACGATGCCTTCCTCGACCTCGACCCGCTCACCGCCCTGGAGCAGCAGGAGCGGGTGTACGCCGAGGTCGACGACCTCACCGCGATCATCCGCCCGCGTTCGGTGCCGGCGCAGCAGCGCGACTACGCGCAGATCGACGAGGAAAACCTGCGGGTGCCGGAACTGGTGATGCCTACCCCCGCGCCGCAGCCCAGGCCCGCCCCCGAGCCGCAGCGCCTGCCGCCGAGCTTCTGGGAGAAGTTCGGCGAGGCCCTGGGGGTGCGCCTCGACGACCTCGACGACGACGCCCGCGAGGCCCTGGCGCTGAACGCCGCCAAGCTGCTCAAGCAGAGCGTCGGCAGCCTGCAGCAGAGCCTGCGCACCCGCAGCGAGCTGAAGAGCGAGATGCGCCTGGCCCTGACCACGGTGCAGAGCGCGGGCAACAACCCGCTCAAGCACAGCGGCGATGCCGGCGAGGCGCTAAGCGCCCTGCTGCGCGGCGGCAAGGCCGGCCAGCTGCCGGCCGAACAGGCGATCAACCGCGGCTTCCGCGACCTGCAGGCGCACCAGGTGGCGCTGCTGGCCGCCAGCCGCGCGGCGGTCAAGGGCCTGTTCGAGCAGCTGTCGCCGGAGCAACTGGCGCTGCGCTTCGAGCGCGAGGGGCGCAAGCCGCTGATCGCCACCGCCGGCAGCCGCTGGCGCGCCTATCGCCGCCTGCACGGTGCCCTGCAACAGAACGACGACTGGAGCGAACGCCTGTTCGCCCGCGATTTCGCCCAGGCCTACGAAGAACAGGTGCGCCTGATCGCCACCCTCAACACCGACGCTCAAGGATGA
- the tssJ gene encoding type VI secretion system lipoprotein TssJ: MLRLSLFALLASLLALAGCSALSPYSTMTKLDLELSGSDQLNPDLNGRPSPIVLRLIELKHPVAFANADFFSLYQRPKKALAPDLVTQEELELRPGETRRLKLSVQEGSRYVGVLAAYRDLPETSWRYVIPLQAQARNQIALTLDAQGIQALDDNQDED; the protein is encoded by the coding sequence ATGCTCCGCCTATCCCTTTTCGCCCTGCTCGCCAGCCTGCTGGCCCTGGCCGGCTGCTCGGCGCTGTCGCCCTACTCGACGATGACCAAGCTCGACCTCGAACTCAGCGGCAGCGACCAGCTCAACCCGGACCTCAATGGCCGGCCCTCGCCCATCGTCCTGCGCCTGATCGAACTCAAGCACCCGGTGGCCTTCGCGAACGCCGACTTCTTCTCCCTCTACCAGCGGCCGAAAAAGGCCCTGGCGCCGGATCTGGTGACCCAGGAGGAGCTGGAGCTGCGCCCCGGCGAGACCCGCCGGCTGAAGCTCTCCGTGCAGGAGGGCAGCCGCTATGTCGGCGTGCTCGCCGCCTACCGTGACCTGCCGGAAACCAGCTGGCGCTACGTCATCCCGCTGCAGGCGCAGGCGCGCAACCAGATCGCCCTGACCCTGGATGCCCAGGGCATCCAGGCGCTCGACGACAACCAGGACGAGGACTGA
- a CDS encoding DUF2931 family protein, whose amino-acid sequence MKLPSMLLWLAALCLSGCASGQSQPKLPYDAWSIGLLAPNYMEVWVESVDVIDRRGLVFERVHGGTVAMRSPVNNKGNPNWPSITQVGSGKSKAITGVDLPKTLYVRWQSLVEPQTYNVRINVPEWAREAMVTKKQPVCPWKSDWGKNLPSFGYSDHITIGLAPGGIAKVWLQGPCLDPIEIGRFEGVINKNGPYDGTSGGKHRPLSEASKAYIKEFGIPYGSW is encoded by the coding sequence ATGAAACTCCCTTCAATGCTGTTATGGCTGGCCGCTCTGTGCCTAAGCGGTTGCGCCAGCGGCCAAAGCCAACCGAAGCTGCCCTACGACGCGTGGAGTATTGGTTTGCTGGCCCCTAACTATATGGAAGTCTGGGTGGAAAGCGTGGATGTGATAGATCGCCGCGGTCTGGTGTTCGAAAGAGTACATGGCGGCACCGTAGCCATGCGTAGCCCGGTCAATAACAAAGGCAACCCCAATTGGCCATCCATCACACAGGTTGGCTCAGGCAAAAGCAAAGCCATCACCGGAGTCGACCTGCCCAAAACCCTCTATGTGCGCTGGCAATCATTGGTTGAACCGCAAACCTATAACGTGCGGATCAACGTACCGGAATGGGCCAGGGAAGCCATGGTGACCAAAAAACAACCGGTATGCCCATGGAAAAGTGACTGGGGCAAGAACCTGCCCAGTTTCGGCTATTCCGACCACATCACCATTGGTTTAGCGCCCGGCGGCATTGCCAAAGTCTGGCTGCAAGGCCCCTGCTTGGACCCCATAGAAATTGGCCGTTTCGAAGGGGTAATTAATAAAAATGGTCCTTATGACGGAACATCTGGAGGCAAGCATCGCCCCCTTTCCGAGGCATCCAAAGCTTATATCAAAGAGTTCGGCATTCCTTATGGAAGCTGGTGA
- the tssG gene encoding type VI secretion system baseplate subunit TssG: MDAAHGATAPALSRLSRGIREYSLFQGVQLVLERLRAAHPHLDEEALQQRLEFQANPSLGFPGSDIDRVQFFEEHGELRARLRINLVSLFGAGSPLPAFYGEQALGDSEDGNPTRDFLDLFNNRLQRLLLPIWQKYRYHARFHSGALDPFSEQLFALIGLGGAQIRAATELNWKRLLPYLGLLSLRAHSAALIESVLRYYFKHAELHIEQCLERQVEILGEQRNRLGLANSQLGESLVLGEFVRDRGGKFRIHIRQLGWQRFHEFLPIGSGYQPLCALVRFTLRDPLDYDIRLELRQDEIRELCIGADNPCRLGWTSWLGRDRADGLVTLGSKAH, from the coding sequence ATGGACGCCGCGCATGGGGCAACAGCCCCTGCTCTGAGCCGCTTGAGCCGGGGCATCCGCGAGTACAGCCTGTTCCAGGGTGTACAGCTGGTGCTGGAGCGCCTGCGGGCCGCCCATCCCCATCTGGATGAGGAGGCTCTGCAGCAGCGCCTGGAATTCCAGGCCAACCCCAGCCTGGGCTTTCCCGGCAGCGATATCGATCGCGTGCAGTTCTTCGAGGAGCACGGCGAGCTGCGCGCGCGCCTGCGCATCAACCTGGTCAGCCTGTTCGGTGCCGGCTCACCGCTGCCGGCCTTCTATGGCGAACAGGCCCTGGGCGACAGCGAAGACGGCAATCCGACGCGCGACTTCCTCGACCTGTTCAACAATCGCTTGCAGCGCCTGCTGCTGCCGATCTGGCAGAAGTACCGCTACCACGCGCGCTTTCACAGCGGCGCCCTGGACCCGTTTTCCGAACAGCTGTTCGCCCTGATCGGCCTGGGTGGCGCGCAGATCCGCGCCGCCACCGAGCTGAACTGGAAACGCCTGCTGCCCTACCTCGGCCTGCTCAGCCTGCGCGCCCATTCGGCGGCGCTGATCGAGTCGGTGCTGCGCTACTACTTCAAGCACGCCGAGCTGCATATCGAGCAATGCCTGGAACGCCAGGTGGAGATCCTCGGCGAACAACGCAACCGCCTCGGCCTGGCCAACAGCCAACTGGGCGAGAGCCTGGTGCTGGGCGAGTTCGTGCGCGACCGCGGCGGCAAGTTCCGCATCCATATCCGCCAGCTCGGCTGGCAGCGCTTCCACGAATTCCTGCCGATCGGCAGCGGCTACCAGCCCCTGTGCGCACTGGTGCGCTTCACCCTGCGCGACCCGCTGGACTACGACATCCGCCTGGAGCTGCGCCAGGACGAGATCCGCGAACTGTGCATCGGCGCCGACAACCCCTGCCGCCTCGGCTGGACCAGCTGGCTCGGCCGCGACCGGGCCGACGGCCTGGTCACCCTCGGCAGCAAAGCTCACTAA
- the tssH gene encoding type VI secretion system ATPase TssH → MINVDLQQLVQALDAETRRDLEAAAERCVIRGGSKILVEDLLLGLLERPDGLLGRALQDAEVDPGELARALQPRGEHSESHNPVFSTELVQWLQDALLVANLELGQSQVAQAALILALLRNPMRYAGSHYQPLLAKLNAERLRDFALAQQPEAATGKAAAGGESNLKRFTHNFTQQARDGKLDPVLCRDAAIRQMVDILARRRKNNPIVVGEAGVGKTAIVEGLALRIASGEVPEALRGVELLCLDLGLLQAGASVKGEFERRLQGVIDEVKASPKPIILFIDEAHSLIGAGGQAGSGDAANLLKPALARGELRTIAATTWSEYKKYFEKDPALARRFQPVQLHEPTVAEALTILRGLAPVYEKSHGIYLRDDAVAAAAELSARYLAGRQLPDKAVDVLDTACARVRISLAAAPEALERLRGEIAEGQRQNQALRRDRDAGLAIDADALAQLQTRLGEARAELEQLETRWATQRELAERLLELRQLCATARQGSGDEQADAEPAADLQQLEAELRETQAQLAAAQAAERLVSHEVCPRLVAEVISHWTGVPLSQLAREHNSKVLSFASDLAQRVRGQPQAIAALDRAMRATAAGLNKPDAPVGVFLLVGPSGVGKTETALALADLLYGGERFLTTINMSEFQEKHTVSRLIGAPPGYVGYGEGGMLTEAVRQKPYSVILLDEVEKADTDVMNVFYQIFDKGVANDGEGREINFRNCLILMTSNLASERIDALCQAGQRPASEDLELAIRPTLSQHFKPALLARMRVVPYYPVGGEVLNELVTLKLARFGERLARRQLQFSHCPALVTHLAERCSQGDSGARLIDHLLDQHLQPLVVDRLLAAMAGGEALQRVHATLDGEGALVCEFA, encoded by the coding sequence ATGATCAACGTCGACTTGCAACAACTGGTACAGGCCCTGGACGCCGAGACCCGCCGCGACCTGGAGGCCGCCGCCGAGCGCTGCGTGATCCGCGGCGGCAGCAAGATCCTGGTCGAGGACCTGCTGCTCGGCCTGCTCGAGCGCCCCGATGGCCTGCTCGGACGGGCCTTGCAGGACGCCGAGGTGGACCCCGGCGAACTGGCCCGGGCCCTGCAACCACGCGGCGAGCACAGCGAGTCGCACAACCCGGTGTTCTCCACCGAACTGGTGCAATGGCTGCAGGATGCCCTGCTGGTCGCCAACCTCGAGCTCGGCCAGAGCCAGGTGGCGCAGGCCGCGCTGATCCTCGCCCTGCTGCGCAACCCGATGCGCTATGCCGGCAGCCACTATCAGCCGCTGCTGGCCAAGCTGAACGCCGAGCGCCTGCGCGACTTCGCCCTGGCCCAGCAACCCGAGGCGGCCACGGGCAAGGCGGCAGCAGGCGGCGAGTCGAATCTAAAGCGCTTCACCCACAACTTCACCCAGCAGGCCCGCGACGGCAAGCTCGACCCGGTGCTGTGCCGCGACGCGGCGATCCGCCAGATGGTCGACATCCTCGCCCGCCGCCGCAAGAACAACCCGATCGTGGTCGGCGAAGCCGGCGTCGGCAAGACCGCCATCGTCGAGGGCCTGGCCCTGCGCATCGCCAGCGGCGAGGTGCCGGAGGCGCTCAGGGGCGTCGAACTGCTGTGCCTGGACCTCGGCCTGCTGCAGGCCGGCGCCAGCGTCAAGGGCGAGTTCGAGCGCCGCCTGCAAGGGGTGATCGACGAGGTCAAGGCTTCGCCCAAGCCGATCATCCTGTTCATCGACGAAGCCCACAGCCTGATCGGCGCCGGTGGCCAGGCCGGCAGCGGCGACGCCGCCAACCTGCTCAAGCCGGCCCTGGCGCGCGGCGAGCTGCGCACCATCGCCGCCACCACCTGGAGCGAGTACAAGAAGTACTTCGAGAAGGACCCGGCCCTGGCCCGGCGCTTCCAGCCGGTGCAACTGCACGAGCCGACAGTCGCCGAGGCGCTGACCATTCTCCGCGGCCTGGCTCCGGTCTACGAGAAGAGCCACGGCATCTACCTGCGCGACGACGCGGTGGCCGCCGCCGCCGAACTGTCCGCCCGCTACCTGGCCGGTCGCCAGCTGCCGGACAAGGCAGTGGACGTGCTCGACACCGCCTGCGCCCGCGTGCGCATCAGCCTGGCCGCCGCGCCGGAGGCCCTGGAGCGCCTGCGCGGCGAGATCGCCGAAGGCCAGCGCCAGAACCAGGCCCTGCGCCGCGACCGCGACGCCGGCCTGGCGATCGACGCAGACGCCCTGGCCCAGTTGCAGACGCGCCTGGGCGAAGCGCGCGCCGAACTGGAGCAGCTGGAAACCCGCTGGGCCACGCAGCGCGAACTGGCCGAGCGCCTGCTGGAACTGCGCCAGCTGTGTGCAACTGCACGCCAGGGCTCCGGCGACGAGCAAGCCGACGCCGAACCGGCAGCCGATCTGCAGCAACTGGAAGCCGAGCTGCGCGAGACCCAGGCGCAGCTGGCCGCCGCCCAGGCCGCCGAGCGCCTGGTCAGCCATGAAGTCTGCCCGCGCCTGGTGGCCGAAGTGATCAGCCATTGGACCGGCGTGCCGCTGAGCCAACTGGCTCGCGAGCACAACAGCAAGGTGCTCAGCTTCGCCAGCGACCTGGCCCAACGGGTGCGCGGCCAACCCCAGGCGATCGCAGCCCTGGACCGCGCCATGCGCGCCACTGCCGCCGGCCTGAACAAGCCCGACGCGCCGGTCGGGGTGTTCCTGCTGGTCGGCCCCAGCGGCGTCGGCAAGACCGAAACCGCCCTGGCCCTGGCCGACCTGCTGTACGGCGGCGAGCGCTTCCTCACCACCATCAACATGTCCGAGTTCCAGGAGAAGCACACGGTATCGCGGCTGATCGGCGCCCCCCCCGGCTACGTCGGCTACGGCGAGGGCGGCATGCTCACCGAGGCGGTGCGCCAGAAGCCGTACTCGGTAATCCTCCTCGACGAGGTGGAAAAGGCCGACACGGACGTGATGAACGTCTTCTACCAGATCTTCGACAAGGGTGTGGCCAACGACGGCGAAGGGCGCGAGATCAACTTCCGCAACTGCCTGATCCTGATGACCAGCAACCTCGCCAGCGAGCGCATCGATGCCCTTTGCCAGGCCGGCCAGCGCCCGGCCAGCGAGGACCTGGAGCTGGCCATCCGCCCGACCCTGAGCCAGCACTTCAAGCCGGCGCTGCTGGCGCGCATGCGCGTGGTGCCCTACTACCCGGTCGGCGGCGAGGTGCTGAACGAGCTGGTCACCCTCAAGCTGGCCCGCTTCGGCGAGCGCCTGGCGCGCCGCCAGCTGCAGTTCAGCCACTGCCCGGCCCTGGTGACGCACCTGGCCGAGCGCTGCAGCCAGGGCGACAGCGGCGCGCGTCTGATCGACCACCTGCTCGACCAGCACCTGCAGCCCCTGGTGGTCGACCGCCTGCTCGCCGCCATGGCCGGCGGCGAGGCGCTGCAGCGGGTACATGCCACCCTCGATGGCGAAGGAGCGCTGGTCTGTGAATTCGCCTGA
- a CDS encoding type VI secretion protein, producing the protein MSLHLTGCSGNYKYSDDAYRPLGDPQAETRGN; encoded by the coding sequence CTGTCTCTGCACCTCACCGGCTGCAGCGGCAACTACAAGTACAGCGACGACGCCTACCGCCCCCTGGGCGACCCGCAAGCCGAAACCCGCGGCAACTGA
- a CDS encoding sigma 54-interacting transcriptional regulator, translating to MFHQVPRPLHFAEALLQRYAGLVRTADVDSLLGGLVEAAAQLADCQLSQLYLLDSTHTRLTLCAEWLDGLLQPRQADSLPSDYDGEQLLQFCLCQNQVLSLAELDASLHQSGFLPEAARPWRSLLCLPLLDERKRVSGLLLCADHAPRELLGFAGALGQLGAFVIAQLHLLQRLRAPSGDKPPVAQPGPCASGYGLIGDSPRMRDVYRLLGKVLHNPVSVLLTGETGTGKELVARAIHDCGLRRSKAFIVQNCASLPENLLESELFGYRKGAFTGAERDRKGLFDAADGGTLFLDEIGDMPLSLQAKLLRVLQEGEVRPLGSTSTHKVDVRIVAATHRDLRSQVEQGRFREDLFYRLSHFPIELPPLRERDEDILRLARHFADKASAFLQRDPCRWSDAALAQLASYAFPGNVRELKGLVERAVLLCEGGELLPEHFNLQHDSQADDACMNLRERLERVERNLLLDCLRKNRGNQSQAARELGLPRRTLLYRMDRLSISPADV from the coding sequence CTGTTTCATCAGGTCCCGCGGCCACTGCACTTCGCCGAGGCCCTGCTGCAGCGCTACGCCGGGCTGGTGCGCACGGCCGATGTCGACAGCCTGCTCGGTGGCCTGGTCGAAGCGGCCGCACAGCTGGCCGACTGCCAACTGAGCCAGCTGTACCTGCTCGACAGCACCCACACGCGCCTGACCCTGTGTGCCGAATGGCTGGACGGCCTGCTGCAGCCACGCCAGGCCGACAGCCTGCCGAGCGACTACGACGGCGAACAGCTGCTGCAGTTCTGCCTGTGCCAGAACCAGGTGCTCAGCCTCGCCGAGCTGGACGCCAGCCTGCACCAGAGCGGCTTTCTGCCGGAAGCCGCACGGCCCTGGCGCAGCCTGCTGTGCCTGCCGCTGCTGGACGAGCGCAAGCGCGTCAGCGGCCTGCTGCTGTGCGCCGACCACGCCCCCCGCGAGCTGCTCGGGTTCGCCGGCGCCCTGGGCCAGCTCGGCGCCTTCGTCATCGCCCAGCTGCACCTGCTGCAACGCCTGCGCGCGCCCAGCGGTGACAAGCCGCCGGTCGCCCAGCCCGGCCCCTGTGCCAGCGGCTACGGCCTGATCGGCGACAGCCCGCGCATGCGCGACGTCTACCGCCTGCTCGGCAAGGTGCTGCACAACCCGGTCAGCGTGCTGCTGACCGGCGAGACCGGCACCGGCAAGGAACTGGTGGCCCGCGCCATCCACGACTGCGGCCTGCGCCGCAGCAAGGCCTTTATCGTGCAGAACTGCGCCTCGCTGCCGGAGAACCTGCTGGAAAGCGAGCTGTTCGGCTACCGCAAGGGCGCCTTCACCGGTGCCGAACGGGACCGCAAGGGCCTGTTCGATGCGGCCGATGGCGGCACCCTGTTCCTCGACGAGATCGGCGACATGCCCCTGAGCCTGCAGGCCAAGCTGCTGCGCGTGCTGCAGGAGGGTGAGGTACGCCCGCTGGGCTCGACCTCCACGCACAAGGTCGACGTGCGCATCGTCGCCGCCACCCACCGCGACCTGCGCAGCCAGGTCGAGCAGGGGCGCTTCCGCGAGGACCTGTTCTATCGGCTGTCGCACTTCCCCATCGAGCTGCCGCCGCTGCGCGAGCGCGACGAAGACATCCTGCGCCTGGCCCGGCATTTCGCCGACAAGGCCAGCGCCTTCCTCCAGCGCGACCCGTGCCGCTGGTCCGACGCCGCCCTGGCGCAACTGGCCAGCTACGCCTTTCCCGGCAACGTGCGCGAGCTCAAGGGCCTGGTCGAGCGCGCCGTGCTGCTGTGCGAAGGCGGCGAACTGCTGCCCGAGCACTTCAACCTGCAGCACGACAGCCAGGCCGACGACGCCTGCATGAACCTGCGCGAACGCCTGGAGCGGGTCGAGCGCAACCTGCTGCTCGACTGCCTGCGCAAGAACCGCGGCAACCAGAGCCAGGCCGCCCGCGAACTGGGCCTGCCACGGCGCACCCTGCTGTACCGCATGGACCGGCTGAGCATCAGCCCGGCGGACGTATAA
- a CDS encoding PoNe immunity protein domain-containing protein, whose product MNRRQPFITEAYYKSLASLYDSSEEFWRDKDLDEDAPGQEASLKAYEYKQDALSALIIRYTAGEPIESLIQPLEKVILNFEHYQKTLADYEQVANISPLAIDDWPGEYEECVQVISLCILLHRIDLLERFVALLDNAGYAGEDTLYEDLLRKVLPNRKDLDEWYHDIYTPLIRTIYAPSKEEASTLLKLYCDQWYSAFEDKQTNWHDTHLNIDGDRGSYYGYWAFEAAAIAFLYDIDDSAVDHMVYPKDLVAYARKFNPPSNSAQIGRVESGQPCPRAGCWFTPAQANSRRAFKQGEIMPAFEGSRWGATLWYWSGEDNT is encoded by the coding sequence ATGAACAGAAGACAACCATTCATAACCGAAGCTTACTATAAGAGCCTCGCATCTCTTTATGACTCGTCAGAGGAGTTCTGGCGTGACAAGGACCTGGATGAAGACGCTCCAGGTCAGGAGGCATCACTTAAAGCCTATGAATACAAACAGGACGCGCTCAGCGCCCTGATCATCCGCTATACCGCGGGAGAGCCAATAGAGTCACTTATCCAGCCGCTCGAAAAAGTCATTCTGAACTTTGAGCACTACCAGAAAACCCTCGCCGACTATGAGCAAGTAGCCAATATCTCTCCCCTCGCGATCGACGATTGGCCAGGAGAGTATGAAGAGTGCGTGCAGGTGATAAGCCTGTGCATTCTGCTGCACCGGATCGACTTGCTGGAACGCTTTGTCGCCTTGCTCGACAACGCCGGTTATGCCGGTGAAGACACGCTGTATGAAGACCTGCTGCGCAAGGTACTACCCAATCGCAAGGACTTGGACGAGTGGTATCACGATATTTATACGCCACTGATCCGAACCATTTATGCCCCCAGCAAAGAAGAGGCATCAACGTTACTAAAGCTTTATTGCGATCAGTGGTACAGCGCTTTCGAAGACAAGCAGACCAATTGGCACGATACCCACCTGAATATCGACGGTGACCGTGGCAGCTATTACGGCTACTGGGCCTTCGAAGCCGCTGCCATCGCCTTTCTCTACGACATAGACGACAGCGCTGTCGATCACATGGTCTACCCCAAGGACCTGGTCGCTTACGCCCGCAAGTTCAACCCGCCTTCCAACTCTGCGCAGATCGGCCGCGTCGAGTCCGGACAGCCCTGCCCCCGCGCAGGCTGTTGGTTCACCCCGGCTCAAGCCAATTCGCGACGCGCCTTCAAGCAGGGCGAAATCATGCCGGCCTTCGAGGGTTCCCGCTGGGGTGCAACGCTCTGGTACTGGTCAGGCGAGGACAACACTTAG
- the tssF gene encoding type VI secretion system baseplate subunit TssF translates to MSFNHYYQSELSALRQLGKRFAERSPALAPFLGQSGRDPDVERLLEGFAFLTGRLRQKLDDELPELTHSLMHLLWPNYMRPLPAFSMLQFDPLKRPGPALPVPRHTPVESRPIQGVTCRFRTAFATEVLPLALNGLDYSVKGDGALLSLRLTMSADGHLGELNLKQLRLHLAGERYISQLLYLGLLRHLSGIQLVLLGADGQALVKDTGGQAVANLRLGAEQLQPVGFDEDQALIPYPLNTFRGYRYLQEYFAFQDKFLFVDLKGLDGLKRLPPELLERARGMELRFDIRKAGVQRIRPTLDNVRLYCTPVVNLFAHDAIPIRLDGKQDQYLLLPAEFDSQHCGVFSVDRVTGWKPGGQGYEEYVPFESFEHDPSFDVPLARPHYSVRQQPSLLGDGLETYLSFGLRNLDQHETLSIELSCTNQNLPRQLGLGDICMPSEDTPEFLTFRNISAVTPSYAPPLHRDFLWKLISNMSLNYLSLANVEALKVILETYDLPRYYDQHAEKVSKRLLGGLQGIRHQHVDRLHRGLPVRGVRTELTMNPEGYVGEGDLFLFASVLNEFFALYASLNSYHELRVQSTQGEVYQWTPRMGQQPLL, encoded by the coding sequence ATGTCTTTTAACCACTACTACCAGAGCGAACTCAGCGCCCTGCGCCAACTGGGCAAGCGCTTTGCCGAGCGCAGCCCGGCGTTGGCGCCGTTTCTCGGGCAGAGCGGGCGCGACCCGGATGTCGAGCGGCTGCTGGAGGGTTTCGCCTTTCTCACTGGGCGCCTGCGGCAGAAGCTCGACGACGAGTTGCCGGAGCTGACCCATTCGCTGATGCACCTGCTGTGGCCGAACTACATGCGTCCGCTGCCGGCCTTCAGCATGTTGCAGTTCGACCCGCTCAAGCGCCCCGGTCCGGCCCTGCCGGTGCCGCGCCATACGCCGGTGGAGTCCAGGCCGATCCAGGGCGTGACCTGTCGCTTCCGCACCGCCTTCGCTACCGAGGTGCTGCCGCTGGCGCTCAACGGACTGGATTATTCGGTCAAGGGCGACGGCGCCCTGCTCAGCCTGCGCCTGACCATGAGTGCCGACGGCCACCTGGGCGAGCTGAACCTCAAGCAGCTGCGCCTGCACCTGGCCGGCGAACGCTATATCAGCCAGCTGCTCTACCTCGGCCTGCTGCGCCATCTGAGCGGCATCCAGCTGGTGCTGCTCGGCGCCGACGGCCAGGCCCTGGTCAAGGACACAGGCGGCCAGGCGGTGGCCAACCTGCGCCTGGGCGCCGAACAGTTGCAGCCGGTGGGTTTCGACGAAGATCAGGCGCTGATCCCCTACCCGCTGAACACCTTCCGCGGCTACCGCTACCTGCAGGAATACTTCGCCTTCCAGGACAAGTTCCTGTTCGTCGACCTCAAGGGCCTGGACGGCCTCAAGCGCCTGCCGCCGGAGCTGCTCGAACGGGCCCGCGGCATGGAGCTGCGCTTCGATATTCGCAAGGCCGGGGTGCAGCGCATCCGCCCGACCCTGGACAACGTGCGCCTGTACTGCACGCCGGTGGTCAACCTGTTCGCCCACGACGCCATCCCGATCCGCCTGGACGGCAAGCAGGACCAGTACCTGCTGCTGCCGGCCGAGTTCGATTCGCAGCACTGCGGGGTGTTCTCGGTGGACCGGGTCACCGGCTGGAAACCCGGCGGCCAGGGCTACGAGGAATACGTGCCGTTCGAGTCCTTCGAGCACGACCCGAGCTTCGACGTGCCCCTGGCGCGCCCGCACTACAGCGTGCGCCAGCAACCCTCGCTGCTCGGCGACGGCCTGGAAACCTACCTGAGCTTCGGCCTGCGCAACCTCGACCAGCACGAGACGCTGTCGATCGAGCTGTCCTGCACCAACCAGAACCTGCCGCGCCAGCTCGGCCTCGGCGATATCTGCATGCCCAGCGAGGACACCCCGGAGTTCCTGACCTTCCGCAATATCAGCGCGGTGACGCCCAGCTACGCGCCGCCACTGCACCGCGACTTCCTCTGGAAGCTGATCAGCAACATGTCGCTGAACTACCTGTCGTTGGCCAACGTCGAGGCGCTCAAGGTGATCCTCGAGACCTACGACCTGCCGCGCTACTACGACCAGCACGCCGAAAAGGTCAGCAAACGCCTGCTCGGCGGTCTGCAAGGCATCCGCCACCAGCACGTCGACCGCCTGCACCGCGGGCTGCCGGTGCGCGGGGTGCGCACTGAGCTGACGATGAACCCCGAAGGCTACGTGGGCGAGGGTGACCTGTTCCTCTTCGCCTCGGTGCTCAATGAATTTTTTGCCCTGTACGCCAGCCTCAACTCGTACCACGAGCTGCGCGTGCAGAGCACACAGGGAGAGGTGTACCAATGGACGCCGCGCATGGGGCAACAGCCCCTGCTCTGA